A stretch of the Medicago truncatula cultivar Jemalong A17 chromosome 5, MtrunA17r5.0-ANR, whole genome shotgun sequence genome encodes the following:
- the LOC11441955 gene encoding tyrosine-specific transport protein, with protein sequence MVTLLSCSSLSPFFHIPNFLIKPRKTQLLCNVPPFHQTKLQSTSLYLPSSMNRKNLHKCFSQQEQSQSIQEEQDDEQEQELQHSFQFERLFSNLNQVTFKREPGSLSSAIFLVAGTTVGAGILAIPAVTQESGFLASTVTCILCWAFMVVTGLLVAEVNVNTMCDLGSGGVSLVSMARRTLGTVGVQISCWSYIFIHYALLIAYIARSSDILTNFLGIPIWESATLFSLIFGGICYFGSQRFIGAINGVLVVGIIGFFAALVTVASGNLHLDALLKANFQAAPMSIPIIALSFVYQNVVPVLCTNLEGDLLKVRSAIILGTGIPLILFLVWNGVILGTVGDNPMGLDPLQQLRSSNGTIGPIVEVFSLLAIATSYIGFVLGLTDFLADLLNLPTGQNRPLPYILTLVPPLILSLLDPEIFFKALDFAGTYGVLLLFGVIPAAMSWSDRNSNSTSSVKLPEIVPGGRITLLMVLGCSGYVILSELFENLQHL encoded by the exons atgGTTACGTTGTTGtcttgttcttctctttcaCCATTCTTTCATATTCCAAATTTTTTGATCAAACCAAGGAAGACACAACTACTATGTAATGTTCCTCCATTTCATCAAACTAAACTTCAATCCACTTCTTTGTATCTTCCTTCTTCTATGAATAGAAAAAACCTTCACAAATGCTTCTCACAACAAGAACAATCTCAATCTATCCAAGAAGAACAAGATgatgaacaagaacaagaactaCAACATTCATTTCAATTTGAGCGTTTGTTTTCAAACCTTAATCAAGTCACTTTTAAGAGAGAACCTG GAAGCTTATCTAGTGCAATTTTCCTAGTTGCAGGCACTACG GTAGGTGCAGGGATACTTGCAATTCCTGCAGTGACACAAGAATCAGGCTTTTTAGCATCCACAGTTACTTGCATCCTTTGTTGGGCATTCATG GTTGTGACAGGTTTGCTCGTTGCAGAAGTAAATGTCAACACCATGTGTGATCTCGGTTCTGGCGGTGTATCATTG GTATCAATGGCCAGAAGAACTTTAGGGACAGTAGGAGTTCAAATTTCATG TTGGTCATACATCTTCATCCATTACGCCCTTCTGATTGCCTATATAGCTCGTTCTTCAGATATCTTGACAAATTTTCTTGGCATTCCCAT ATGGGAAAGTGCAACTttgttttcattgatttttggAGGCATATGCTACTTTGGAAG CCAGCGCTTTATTGGTGCAATTAACGGGGTTCTAGTAGTTGGAATCATAGGCTTTTTTGCAGCTCTTGTG ACCGTTGCAAGTGGAAACCTGCATTTGGATGCTCTTTTAAAAGCCAACTTCCAAGCAGCTCCAATGAGTATACCGATTATCGCACTCTCATTTGTTTACCAG AATGTGGTACCTGTTCTTTGTACAAATCTCGAAGGAGACTTGTTAAAAGTAAG GAGTGCAATAATACTAGGCACTGGTATACCACTTATTCTGTTCCTAGTTTGGAATGGTGTTATCCTAGGAACAGTTGGTGACAATCCAATGGGATTAGATCCATTACAACAGTTGAGATCTTCAAATGGAACAATTGGA CCTATAGTTGAGGTTTTCTCACTGCTTGCAATTGCTACATCTTACATTGGATTTGTTTTGGGTTTGACAGACTTCCTTGCAGACT tgtTAAATCTCCCAACAGGCCAAAACAGGCCTCTTCCATACATACTGACTTTAGTTCCACCACTTATACTCTCATTATTGGACcctgaaatattttttaaagccTTGGACTTTGCTGGAACATATGGAG TGCTGCTGCTTTTCGGAGTTATTCCAGCTGCAATGTCTTGGTCAGATAGGAACTCAAATTCAACTTCATCTGTGAAACTACCTGAAATAGTTCCAGGAGGGAGGATAACCCTACTAATGGTTCTTGGTTGTTCAGGATATGTTATTCTTTCTGAATTATTTGAGAACCTGCAGCACCTTTGA
- the LOC11431832 gene encoding probable E3 ubiquitin-protein ligase RHC1A: protein MSSGATHWCYECNRPIVLEGRDVVCPYCDEGFVQELNEMRGTAPQNTFPSRSGEFNQMPDLFDAIHAFVGHRGSDNRFGLMDAVDNFMRHRMAGMHPNFDVRGRSSSVPVPEQGWGVYSSGPFLVFHGQVPGLTLPNGSPRGGPRRGDFGDYFMGSGLEELIEQLTMNDRRGPPPAARSSIDAMPTIRITQAHLRSDSHCPVCKEKFELGSEAREMPCDHIYHSECIVPWLVQHNSCPVCRVELPPQGQMSSRGSSRSNSGGNGSSRGRESDRPNNGRRNPFSFLWPFRSSSSNNNQYSETGGSSSSTNADQNNGTRYNGWHYDN from the coding sequence ATGTCAAGTGGAGCAACACACTGGTGTTATGAATGCAATCGGCCAATTGTGCTTGAAGGGAGAGACGTCGTTTGCCCTTACTGTGATGAGGGATTTGTACAAGAACTTAACGAGATGCGAGGCACTGCACCTCAAAATACCTTTCCATCACGCTCGGGAGAGTTTAATCAAATGCCTGACTTATTTGATGCTATACATGCTTTTGTGGGACACAGAGGTTCTGACAATAGGTTTGGGCTTATGGATGCTGTTGATAATTTCATGAGGCATAGAATGGCTGGAATGCACCCAAACTTTGATGTTAGAGGGAGGTCTAGTTCTGTCCCAGTTCCTGAACAGGGCTGGGGCGTTTATAGTTCTGGTCCTTTTTTAGTATTTCACGGTCAAGTTCCTGGACTAACCTTGCCTAATGGAAGCCCGAGAGGTGGTCCTAGGCGTGGCGATTTTGGTGACTATTTTATGGGTTCTGGACTGGAAGAACTTATTGAACAACTAACCATGAATGATCGGCGTGGTCCACCCCCAGCTGCACGATCTTCAATTGATGCCATGCCTACTATTAGGATCACACAGGCGCATCTTCGCTCCGATTCACATTGTCCAGTTtgcaaagaaaaatttgaacttgGTTCTGAAGCCAGAGAGATGCCATGTGACCATATTTACCATTCTGAATGCATTGTTCCTTGGTTGGTTCAACATAACTCATGTCCTGTTTGCCGTGTTGAGCTACCACCCCAAGGACAGATGAGTTCTCGTGGTAGTAGTCGAAGCAACAGTGGTGGAAATGGTAGCTCAAGGGGCAGGGAGAGTGACCGTCCAAACAATGGAAGGAGAAATCCGTTTTCGTTTCTGTGGCCGTTCCGTTCTTCTAGTTCAaacaataatcaatattctGAGACTGGAGGTAGCAGCTCTTCAACCAATGCTGACCAGAATAATGGAACACGTTATAATGGATGGCATTATGATAACTAA